From one Catellatospora sp. IY07-71 genomic stretch:
- a CDS encoding 12-oxophytodienoate reductase, translating into MTATTTLLGSLLTPTLLAGLPLSSRFAMAPMTRFRSPGGVPTPEVAAYYRRRAEHGVGLIITEGVLVDHPSAGHETTVPRLTPGPAEDGWRRVTAEVHAAGGRIAAQLWHLGSAREPVDGVTAWTPSGVPGGSRAMTPADIETLLAAYAEAAAGAARAGFDAVEIHAAHGYLLDEFLWPHTNRRTDRFGGTPAARAAFPAEVIRAVRGAVPAAMPVIVRFSQFKERDYAARIAESPSELAVILDAFAAAGADVLHASQRRFAEPVFDGSPRNLAGWAKHLTGLPTITVGSIGLDRAFFTSGALDELVRRHDAGEFDVAALGRILLGNPAWVSHAAAGRFGEIRDYRKSDEDTFF; encoded by the coding sequence ATGACCGCGACGACGACCCTCCTGGGTTCCCTGCTCACCCCGACCCTGCTCGCCGGGCTGCCGCTGAGCAGCCGCTTCGCGATGGCGCCGATGACCCGGTTCCGCTCGCCCGGCGGTGTGCCCACGCCCGAGGTGGCCGCCTACTACCGGCGCCGCGCCGAGCACGGCGTCGGCCTGATCATCACCGAGGGCGTGCTCGTCGACCATCCCAGCGCCGGGCACGAGACGACCGTGCCGCGGCTGACCCCCGGACCGGCCGAGGACGGCTGGCGGCGGGTGACCGCCGAGGTGCACGCGGCCGGCGGCCGGATCGCCGCGCAGCTCTGGCACCTCGGCAGCGCCCGCGAGCCGGTGGACGGGGTGACGGCGTGGACGCCGTCCGGCGTGCCCGGCGGCAGCCGCGCGATGACGCCCGCCGACATCGAAACGCTGCTGGCCGCGTACGCCGAGGCGGCGGCCGGGGCGGCGCGGGCCGGGTTCGACGCGGTCGAGATCCACGCCGCGCACGGGTACCTGCTCGACGAGTTCCTCTGGCCGCACACCAACCGCCGCACCGACCGCTTCGGCGGGACCCCGGCCGCCCGCGCGGCCTTCCCGGCCGAGGTGATCCGGGCCGTACGCGGCGCGGTGCCCGCCGCGATGCCGGTGATCGTGCGGTTCTCGCAGTTCAAGGAGCGCGACTACGCCGCACGGATCGCCGAGTCGCCTTCCGAGCTGGCGGTGATCCTGGACGCCTTCGCCGCCGCCGGAGCCGACGTGCTGCACGCCTCGCAGCGCCGGTTCGCCGAGCCGGTGTTCGACGGCTCGCCGCGCAACCTGGCGGGCTGGGCCAAGCACCTGACCGGCCTGCCGACGATCACCGTCGGCTCGATCGGCCTGGACCGCGCCTTCTTCACCTCCGGCGCGCTGGACGAGCTGGTCCGCCGCCACGACGCCGGCGAGTTCGACGTCGCCGCGCTGGGGCGCATTCTGCTCGGCAACCCGGCGTGGGTGAGCCACGCCGCTGCCGGCCGGTTCGGCGAGATCCGCGACTATCGCAAGAGCGACGAGGACACGTTCTTCTGA
- a CDS encoding response regulator transcription factor, translating into MTARILVAEDDPKQANVIRMYLEHEGHSVLSVADGRAALDQCRARKPDLVVLDVMMPLVDGLDVCHILRGESDVPIILLTARSTENDILLGLDLGADDYITKPYSPRQLVARIRALLRRSGVLTGGTRTPLVVGDLVVDPDRFEVRVDGRLVTLTAKEFGILEVLAAEPGRAFTRAQIIDRAFGFDQDVLERTVDVHVMNLRRKIEQDPAEPRYVQTVYGRGYRIPEAGA; encoded by the coding sequence ATGACGGCGAGGATCCTGGTCGCGGAGGACGATCCCAAGCAGGCGAACGTCATCCGCATGTATCTGGAGCACGAGGGGCACAGCGTGCTGTCGGTGGCCGACGGGCGGGCGGCGCTCGACCAGTGCCGGGCCCGCAAGCCCGACCTGGTCGTGCTGGACGTGATGATGCCGCTGGTCGACGGCCTGGACGTGTGCCACATCCTGCGCGGCGAGTCCGACGTGCCGATCATCCTGCTCACCGCCCGCAGCACCGAGAACGACATCCTGCTCGGCCTCGACCTGGGCGCCGACGACTACATCACCAAGCCGTACAGCCCGCGCCAGCTCGTCGCCCGGATCCGCGCCCTGCTGCGCCGCTCCGGCGTGCTCACCGGCGGGACCCGGACGCCGCTGGTCGTCGGCGACCTGGTCGTCGACCCCGACCGCTTCGAGGTGCGGGTCGACGGGCGGCTGGTCACGCTCACCGCCAAGGAGTTCGGCATCCTGGAGGTGCTCGCCGCCGAACCCGGCCGCGCCTTCACCCGTGCGCAGATCATCGACCGCGCCTTCGGCTTCGACCAGGACGTGCTGGAGCGGACCGTCGACGTGCACGTGATGAACCTGCGCCGCAAGATCGAGCAGGACCCGGCCGAGCCGCGTTACGTGCAGACCGTCTACGGGCGCGGCTACCGGATCCCGGAGGCGGGCGCATGA
- a CDS encoding response regulator transcription factor, with translation MNARVLIAEDDPKQAHLLRVYLEREGHSVQVVGDGLAALERCRAYRPDLLVLDVMMPTLSGLDVCRILRAESDVGILLLTARSTENDILVGLDLGADDYVTKPFSPRQLAARVRALLRRTRPGGAKDEVVRVGALEIDEGRFQVRVAGRAVELTAKEFGILATLAAAPGRVFTRAQIIDRAFGFDNHVEERTVDAHVMNLRRKVEDDPAEPRYVQTVYGRGYRLAEQQ, from the coding sequence GTGAACGCGCGGGTGCTGATCGCGGAGGACGATCCGAAGCAGGCCCACCTGCTGCGGGTGTACCTCGAACGGGAGGGGCACAGCGTGCAGGTCGTCGGCGACGGGCTGGCCGCCCTGGAGCGCTGCCGGGCGTACCGGCCGGACCTGCTCGTGCTCGACGTGATGATGCCCACCCTGAGCGGCCTGGACGTGTGCCGGATCCTGCGCGCCGAGTCCGACGTCGGCATCCTGCTGCTGACCGCCCGCAGCACCGAGAACGACATCCTGGTCGGCCTCGACCTGGGCGCCGACGACTACGTCACCAAGCCGTTCAGTCCGCGCCAGCTCGCCGCCCGGGTCCGCGCCCTGCTGCGCCGCACCCGGCCCGGCGGCGCGAAGGACGAGGTCGTCCGGGTGGGTGCGCTGGAGATCGACGAGGGGCGCTTCCAGGTGCGGGTGGCCGGCCGCGCCGTCGAGCTGACCGCCAAGGAGTTCGGCATCCTGGCGACGCTGGCCGCCGCGCCCGGCCGGGTGTTCACCCGGGCGCAGATCATCGATCGCGCGTTCGGGTTCGACAACCACGTCGAGGAGCGCACCGTCGACGCGCACGTGATGAACCTGCGCCGCAAGGTCGAGGACGACCCGGCCGAGCCGCGCTACGTGCAGACCGTGTACGGCCGCGGCTACCGGCTCGCGGAGCAGCAGTGA
- a CDS encoding DUF3152 domain-containing protein, with protein MGRWWAVLLLLGGAVLVGFGLLRGTAGPAAAPVPVPPSEAASPSPSAAPSTSPSPAPVYRPDGEFPASGPGTWRYAGGRSRVFGSAGGLRRFRVAAETNIADAELAGFTRTVEQTLGDPRSWIGSGERRLQRVPGGSAYDFTILLATGETTRRLCASGYMDTRVDGVSYTSCRLPGRVVINLNRWRLSVPDYVDGGTELSVYRAYVINHEVGHELGRNHEKCPGKGRPAPTMQQQTFGLKGCTANPWPYLDGRRYTGPPV; from the coding sequence GTGGGCCGGTGGTGGGCCGTGCTGTTGCTGCTCGGCGGGGCGGTGTTGGTCGGGTTCGGGTTGTTGCGCGGGACGGCCGGGCCGGCCGCCGCCCCCGTGCCTGTCCCGCCGAGCGAGGCGGCGAGCCCGTCCCCGAGTGCCGCCCCGAGCACATCCCCGTCGCCGGCTCCGGTCTACCGGCCGGACGGGGAGTTCCCGGCGTCGGGGCCGGGCACGTGGCGATACGCCGGTGGGCGCAGCAGGGTGTTCGGCAGCGCGGGCGGGCTGCGCCGGTTCCGGGTGGCCGCCGAGACCAACATCGCCGACGCCGAGCTGGCCGGGTTCACCCGCACCGTCGAGCAGACGCTCGGCGACCCGCGCAGCTGGATCGGCAGCGGAGAGCGGCGGTTGCAGCGGGTGCCCGGCGGGTCGGCGTACGACTTCACGATCCTGCTCGCGACCGGGGAGACGACTCGGCGGCTGTGCGCGAGCGGCTACATGGACACGCGCGTGGACGGCGTCTCCTACACCTCGTGCCGCCTGCCCGGCCGGGTCGTCATCAACCTCAACCGCTGGCGGCTGTCCGTGCCCGACTACGTCGACGGCGGCACCGAACTGTCGGTGTACCGCGCTTACGTCATCAACCACGAGGTCGGGCACGAGCTGGGGCGCAACCACGAGAAGTGTCCGGGTAAGGGCAGGCCCGCCCCGACCATGCAGCAGCAGACGTTCGGCCTCAAGGGCTGCACCGCCAACCCCTGGCCCTACCTGGACGGCAGGCGCTACACCGGGCCGCCGGTGTGA
- a CDS encoding class I SAM-dependent methyltransferase produces the protein MKIRSGTDGILPGQQRRRDRILAHLPEPVPVRGTHAASAAGRNAPMFETDGVTLPASDYNDFAEAYEAANETGLFNAYYDRPAMLDLAGDVSGRRILDAGCGSGPLTAALRAKGAVVTGFDVSSAMIDMARKRLGEDADLHVADLSKPLPFADAQFDDVVSSLVLHYLEDWSGPLAELRRVLKPGGRVILSTMHPAGYAITYPEADYFAVTKYSEDYVMDGKTVWLTMWHRPLHAMSDAFADAGFRIVSISEPPPAPDTPVELLPPDKGSGRFMCFLYFVLESV, from the coding sequence TTGAAGATCCGATCCGGCACTGATGGCATTTTGCCTGGTCAACAGCGGAGAAGAGACCGGATCCTGGCCCACCTGCCCGAGCCGGTGCCTGTCCGGGGCACCCACGCGGCCTCGGCAGCTGGTAGGAATGCGCCCATGTTCGAAACAGACGGGGTCACGTTACCGGCCAGCGACTACAACGACTTCGCCGAAGCCTACGAGGCGGCGAACGAGACCGGGCTCTTCAACGCCTACTACGACCGACCCGCGATGCTCGACCTCGCCGGCGACGTGTCAGGCCGCCGGATCCTCGACGCGGGGTGCGGCTCCGGCCCGTTGACGGCGGCGCTGCGCGCCAAGGGAGCCGTGGTCACCGGCTTCGACGTGAGTTCAGCCATGATCGACATGGCCCGCAAGAGGCTGGGCGAGGACGCCGACCTGCACGTGGCGGACCTGAGCAAGCCGCTGCCGTTCGCAGACGCCCAGTTCGATGACGTCGTCTCGTCCCTGGTCCTGCACTACCTGGAGGATTGGTCGGGTCCCCTCGCCGAGTTGCGCCGGGTGCTGAAGCCGGGCGGGCGCGTGATCCTCTCGACCATGCACCCCGCGGGCTATGCGATCACGTATCCCGAGGCCGACTACTTCGCGGTCACGAAGTACTCCGAGGACTACGTCATGGACGGCAAGACGGTGTGGCTGACGATGTGGCACAGACCGCTGCACGCGATGTCGGATGCTTTCGCCGACGCCGGATTCCGCATCGTGTCGATCAGCGAGCCGCCCCCCGCTCCGGACACTCCTGTGGAGCTGCTGCCACCCGACAAGGGCTCTGGGCGCTTCATGTGCTTCCTCTACTTCGTCCTCGAATCCGTCTGA
- the asnB gene encoding asparagine synthase (glutamine-hydrolyzing) has product MCGFVVFISAEGVGDAREVVHAGLCAIRHRGPDDSVVTVPQPGVTMGFQRLAIIDVAGSRQPLTHAGRWDLCFNGEVYNYRELREELAREFGAVFATAGDAEVLAAAFHHWGPGAVRRLRGMFAYALWDRQERRLHAGRDPFGVKPLHYAVTPAGLWLASERKSLPGGGGIDPDALAHYVSLQYVPEPYTMDRAVRRVPAGHALTWEPGGQVRLERHFRPVFAPRAGVGEQELTTRVRDALRDSVRAHMVADVPVGAFLSGGVDSSAVVALASEVKPDLQVFSAGFDIPGYSELDLAAETAQGLGLRFTPTVVTAADVLRELPRIAWHLDDPLADPSLIPLFFLARTASRQVRVVLSGEGADELFGGYEIYREPFATAPVQRLPRAVQGTLRQVSRAIPEGVRGKSYLDRATTPLEQRYYGNARIFDAEQKARLLHGRPAVARTAVTDEVYAQTAHLDPVSRMQLVDLHTWLPGDILTKADRMSMAHSLELRVPFLDQRVWEAAASVPAALRVSPDSPQTKRLLRAAVAGLLPAPVAQRRKLGFATPARVWLRGDIGDWAHELLSRSAAGAHLDLAYARSLLVAHQRGEADHSRKVWTVLMFCLWHAIFVERSIDPFAGAARPVPVASTAR; this is encoded by the coding sequence ATGTGCGGCTTTGTGGTCTTCATCAGCGCCGAGGGTGTGGGGGACGCGCGGGAGGTGGTGCACGCCGGGCTGTGCGCGATCCGGCACCGAGGGCCGGACGACTCGGTGGTGACGGTCCCGCAGCCCGGGGTGACGATGGGTTTCCAGCGGCTGGCCATCATCGACGTGGCGGGCAGCCGCCAGCCGCTGACCCACGCCGGGCGCTGGGACCTGTGCTTCAACGGCGAGGTGTACAACTACCGCGAGCTGCGCGAGGAGCTGGCGCGGGAGTTCGGCGCCGTGTTCGCGACGGCGGGTGACGCCGAGGTGCTCGCGGCGGCGTTCCACCACTGGGGTCCCGGGGCGGTGCGGCGGCTGCGGGGCATGTTCGCGTACGCGCTGTGGGACCGGCAGGAGCGGCGGCTGCACGCCGGGCGCGACCCGTTCGGCGTCAAGCCGCTGCACTACGCGGTGACCCCGGCCGGGTTGTGGCTGGCCAGCGAGCGCAAGTCGCTGCCCGGCGGCGGCGGGATCGACCCGGACGCGCTGGCGCACTACGTGTCGCTGCAGTACGTGCCCGAGCCGTACACGATGGACCGGGCCGTGCGCCGGGTGCCCGCGGGGCATGCGCTGACCTGGGAGCCGGGCGGGCAGGTGCGGCTGGAGCGCCACTTCCGGCCCGTGTTCGCGCCGCGCGCCGGGGTGGGCGAGCAGGAGCTGACCACGCGGGTGCGCGACGCGCTGCGCGACAGCGTGCGGGCGCACATGGTCGCCGACGTGCCGGTCGGCGCGTTCCTGTCCGGCGGCGTCGACTCCAGCGCGGTCGTGGCGCTGGCCAGCGAGGTGAAGCCGGACCTGCAGGTCTTCTCGGCCGGGTTCGACATCCCGGGATACTCGGAGCTGGACCTGGCCGCCGAGACCGCGCAGGGCCTCGGGCTGCGCTTCACGCCCACCGTGGTCACCGCGGCCGACGTGCTGCGGGAGCTGCCGCGTATCGCCTGGCACCTGGACGACCCGCTGGCCGACCCGTCGCTGATCCCGCTGTTCTTCCTGGCACGCACCGCGTCCCGGCAGGTGCGGGTGGTGCTGTCCGGCGAGGGCGCCGACGAGCTGTTCGGCGGGTACGAGATCTACCGCGAGCCGTTCGCGACCGCGCCGGTGCAGCGGCTGCCCCGCGCCGTGCAGGGCACCCTGCGGCAGGTGTCGCGGGCGATACCGGAGGGGGTGCGCGGCAAGAGCTACCTCGACCGCGCGACCACCCCGCTGGAGCAGCGCTACTACGGCAACGCGCGGATCTTCGACGCCGAGCAGAAGGCGCGGCTGCTGCACGGGCGGCCGGCGGTGGCGCGCACGGCGGTGACCGACGAGGTGTACGCGCAGACCGCCCACCTGGACCCGGTGAGCCGGATGCAGCTCGTCGACCTGCACACGTGGCTGCCCGGTGACATCCTCACCAAGGCCGACCGCATGTCCATGGCGCACTCGCTGGAGCTGCGCGTGCCGTTCCTGGACCAGCGGGTGTGGGAGGCCGCCGCGAGCGTGCCCGCCGCACTGCGGGTCTCCCCCGACAGTCCGCAGACGAAGCGACTGCTGCGGGCCGCCGTGGCGGGCCTGCTGCCCGCGCCGGTCGCGCAGCGGCGCAAGCTCGGCTTCGCCACGCCCGCCCGGGTGTGGCTGCGCGGCGACATCGGCGACTGGGCGCACGAGCTGCTGTCCCGCTCCGCGGCCGGCGCGCACCTGGATCTGGCGTACGCCCGCAGCCTGCTCGTGGCGCACCAGCGCGGGGAGGCCGACCACTCGCGCAAGGTGTGGACCGTGCTGATGTTCTGCCTGTGGCACGCGATCTTCGTCGAGCGCTCGATCGACCCGTTCGCCGGGGCGGCCCGGCCGGTGCCCGTCGCGAGCACCGCCCGGTGA
- a CDS encoding cell wall metabolism sensor histidine kinase WalK: MTFRVRVFVLVALVALVATGASTYVTLAFAKNEVARSAETQQRVMQQIADEITRYGQDHGTWEGVAVLAERLARQTGRRIRLDTQEAREGIVDTALLLDQPVEPLTDLTTLIDARPRFEVPVWITGKIDLVVLQSVERYRQEVRFAACLTRHGFAPKVLSVTEGVPSYSHSTVPDDVVLTCRQGTASTAESLRRDSAEVAQCEPVYGSTATPSTPAPSGSADPIRSEQACLQEAFLSRISTTAPEPLRLTVQASGGTISATPIALAVGAVTAPILLGTLLLSRHVLRPIRGLTVAARRFGEGALDQRVTVAGGDELARLAVTFNHMADSLQRSEERQRRMIADVAHELRTPLANLRAYLEALEDGLVTADAALFRSLHEETLLQQRIVDDLQTLALAEAGALRYHRTQVSLGDLLESCRTAHQPSASAASVELDVVADPAVMAEGDPDRLRQALGNLVTNAVRHSPAGSTVTLEAARVGREVLLKVVDRGSGIADADQGRVFDRFWRADPARRRSSGGSGLGLAITRQIVLDHQGSISLTSATGAGTTFTIRLPAPR, from the coding sequence ATGACGTTCCGGGTGCGGGTGTTCGTCCTCGTCGCGCTGGTCGCGCTCGTCGCCACCGGCGCCAGCACGTACGTCACGCTGGCCTTCGCCAAGAACGAGGTCGCCCGGTCCGCCGAGACGCAGCAGCGGGTCATGCAGCAGATCGCCGACGAGATCACCCGCTACGGCCAGGACCACGGCACCTGGGAGGGCGTCGCCGTGCTCGCGGAGCGGCTCGCCCGGCAGACCGGGCGGCGGATCCGGCTCGACACGCAGGAGGCCCGCGAGGGCATCGTCGACACCGCGCTGCTGCTGGACCAGCCGGTCGAGCCGCTCACTGACCTGACCACGCTCATCGACGCCCGTCCCCGGTTCGAGGTCCCGGTCTGGATCACCGGCAAGATCGACCTCGTCGTGCTCCAGTCGGTCGAGCGCTACCGCCAGGAGGTGCGTTTCGCCGCATGCCTGACCCGGCACGGTTTTGCGCCCAAGGTCCTCTCGGTCACCGAGGGCGTGCCGTCCTACTCGCACTCCACCGTGCCCGACGACGTCGTATTGACCTGCCGGCAGGGCACTGCCAGCACCGCGGAGTCGCTGCGCCGCGACTCAGCCGAGGTCGCCCAGTGCGAACCGGTCTACGGGTCCACCGCCACGCCGTCCACCCCCGCCCCGTCCGGCAGCGCCGACCCGATCCGCTCCGAACAGGCATGCCTGCAGGAAGCCTTCCTGTCGCGCATCAGCACCACCGCTCCGGAGCCGCTGCGGCTGACCGTGCAGGCGTCCGGGGGCACCATCTCGGCCACCCCGATCGCGCTCGCCGTCGGCGCGGTCACCGCGCCCATCCTGCTGGGGACCCTGCTGCTGAGCAGGCACGTGCTGCGCCCGATCCGCGGGCTCACGGTCGCCGCGCGGCGCTTCGGCGAGGGCGCCCTCGACCAGCGGGTCACCGTGGCCGGGGGCGACGAGCTGGCCCGGCTCGCCGTCACGTTCAACCACATGGCCGACTCCCTGCAGCGCAGCGAGGAGCGGCAGCGCCGCATGATCGCCGACGTGGCGCACGAGCTGCGCACCCCGCTGGCCAACCTGCGGGCATACTTGGAGGCCCTCGAAGACGGGCTGGTCACCGCCGACGCGGCGCTGTTCCGCTCGCTGCACGAGGAGACCCTGCTGCAGCAGCGGATCGTCGACGACCTGCAGACCCTCGCCTTGGCCGAGGCTGGCGCGCTGCGGTATCACCGCACCCAGGTGAGCCTGGGCGACCTGCTGGAGAGCTGCCGCACGGCCCACCAGCCGTCGGCGTCGGCGGCCTCCGTCGAGCTGGACGTCGTCGCCGACCCCGCGGTCATGGCGGAGGGCGACCCCGACCGGCTGCGCCAGGCGCTGGGCAACCTCGTCACCAACGCCGTGCGGCACTCGCCGGCGGGTTCGACGGTGACCCTGGAGGCGGCCCGGGTGGGCCGGGAGGTGCTGCTGAAGGTCGTCGACCGGGGCAGCGGCATCGCCGACGCCGACCAGGGGCGCGTGTTCGACCGGTTCTGGCGGGCCGATCCGGCGCGGCGGCGCAGCAGCGGCGGCAGCGGCCTGGGGTTGGCCATCACGCGGCAGATCGTGCTGGACCACCAGGGTTCTATCTCGCTGACCAGCGCGACGGGCGCGGGCACCACCTTCACGATCCGCCTGCCCGCGCCACGCTAG
- a CDS encoding cell wall metabolism sensor histidine kinase WalK has protein sequence MSFRVRVIALVMLIAVTATGATAWLTLRQASREFDRTVTANAEQLSLITTELTDFARTRGGWDGVDDLVGRLSLHTGQRIRLAATEGTVLADSDVLAGQPAREVAGPPLVVDPRPVWQPQPAAVAHPSPKIVLLAEYEYRLGLAFAACLTRSGIGIRLEESELGVALPRPVTSSAASKACDIEARNQPGIDDVDRVFEAELRRCAAQATGAVTCLQDTFSAAVGRSAPAELRVYVGAAEQPPPSLPVDSILATAAVVAVAGAAVSWLLSRRVLRPIGALTAASGRVGDGQLAERVPVHGHDELAGLARSFNRMADSLQQSEQRQRQMISDVAHELRTPLANLRGYLEALKDGVLPPTPELFESLHDEAVLQQRIVDDLQDLALAEAGVLTYQRTVLDLAELAATCRTAHAALAAAGGVELRVTGGGPHRVHGDPDRLRQVVGNLIRNALAATPPGGTITLSTAADGPSHVLEVADTGTGIAEADLPHLFDRFWRADRARGRGRGYTTGSGLGLAIARQIVADHHGRIIAASELGSGTVFTIHLPAAPA, from the coding sequence GTGAGCTTCCGCGTCCGGGTCATCGCGCTGGTCATGCTCATCGCCGTGACGGCCACCGGCGCGACCGCGTGGCTCACCCTGCGCCAGGCGTCGCGGGAGTTCGACCGCACCGTCACCGCCAACGCCGAGCAGCTGTCGCTGATCACCACCGAACTGACCGACTTCGCGCGCACCCGGGGCGGCTGGGACGGCGTCGACGACCTGGTGGGCCGGTTGTCCCTGCATACCGGCCAGCGCATCCGGCTGGCCGCCACCGAGGGCACGGTGCTGGCCGACTCGGACGTGCTGGCCGGGCAGCCGGCCCGTGAGGTCGCCGGGCCGCCACTGGTCGTCGACCCCCGCCCGGTCTGGCAGCCGCAGCCCGCAGCAGTGGCGCATCCCAGTCCCAAGATCGTTCTGCTGGCGGAGTACGAGTACCGCCTGGGGCTCGCCTTCGCGGCCTGCCTGACCAGGTCCGGGATCGGCATCCGGCTGGAGGAGTCGGAGCTGGGCGTCGCGCTGCCGCGACCCGTCACCTCCAGCGCGGCCAGTAAGGCCTGCGACATCGAGGCACGCAACCAGCCGGGCATCGACGACGTCGACCGCGTGTTCGAGGCCGAGCTGCGGCGCTGCGCGGCGCAGGCCACCGGCGCGGTGACGTGCCTGCAGGACACGTTCTCGGCGGCCGTCGGCCGGTCGGCGCCCGCGGAGCTGCGGGTGTACGTCGGCGCGGCCGAGCAGCCGCCGCCCAGCCTGCCGGTGGACTCGATCCTGGCCACCGCCGCCGTCGTCGCGGTCGCCGGGGCGGCAGTGTCGTGGCTGCTCAGCCGCCGCGTGCTGCGCCCGATCGGCGCGCTCACGGCGGCGTCCGGGCGGGTGGGGGACGGGCAGCTGGCCGAGCGCGTGCCCGTGCACGGCCACGACGAACTGGCCGGGCTGGCCCGCTCGTTCAACCGGATGGCGGACTCGCTACAGCAGAGTGAGCAGCGGCAGCGCCAGATGATCTCCGATGTGGCGCACGAGCTGCGTACGCCGCTGGCGAACCTGCGCGGCTACCTGGAGGCGCTCAAGGACGGCGTGCTGCCGCCGACGCCCGAGCTGTTCGAGTCGCTGCACGACGAGGCCGTGCTGCAGCAGCGCATCGTCGACGACCTGCAGGATCTGGCGCTGGCCGAGGCGGGGGTGCTCACCTACCAGCGGACCGTGCTCGACCTCGCCGAGCTGGCCGCGACGTGCCGCACCGCGCACGCCGCGCTGGCCGCCGCGGGCGGGGTCGAGCTGCGCGTCACCGGCGGCGGGCCGCACCGAGTGCACGGCGATCCGGACCGGCTGCGGCAGGTCGTCGGCAACCTGATCCGCAACGCGCTCGCCGCGACCCCGCCCGGCGGCACGATCACCCTGTCCACCGCCGCCGACGGTCCGTCGCACGTGCTGGAGGTGGCCGACACCGGCACCGGCATCGCCGAGGCGGACCTGCCGCACCTGTTCGACCGCTTCTGGCGCGCCGACCGGGCCCGCGGCCGAGGCCGGGGGTACACCACCGGCTCCGGCCTGGGCCTGGCCATCGCGCGCCAGATCGTCGCCGACCACCACGGCCGCATCATCGCCGCCAGCGAACTCGGCTCCGGAACCGTCTTCACGATCCACCTGCCCGCCGCGCCGGCCTGA
- a CDS encoding alpha/beta fold hydrolase, whose amino-acid sequence MRMVAMDDGVRLRTWTTGTPSTRSPVVLLHGGPGMWDYLAPVADMLAPYTVVHRFDQRGCGGSDLSDGYTMARFVDDVEQLRRHWAHERWAVLGHSFGATLAFDYAVAHPQHTSALGYLSGVGVGDWRSAYQQEKARRLTAAQSARLADLTARPARSRDEEAEWRALNWCTDHADPVSGWAFAVAGARPDVPINAEAHRLLNGETKRRADAAVLAQAAALKLPCWFVHGAADPRPASAVAALAAAVPGARMYVIEGAGHQPWHERPAELATVLRRIIE is encoded by the coding sequence ATGCGGATGGTGGCGATGGATGACGGTGTACGGCTGCGCACGTGGACCACCGGCACGCCGAGCACCCGGTCGCCCGTGGTGCTGCTGCACGGCGGCCCGGGCATGTGGGACTACCTCGCGCCCGTCGCCGACATGCTCGCGCCGTACACCGTCGTGCACCGCTTCGACCAGCGTGGGTGCGGCGGCTCCGACCTGTCGGACGGGTACACCATGGCCAGGTTCGTCGACGACGTCGAGCAGTTGCGGCGGCACTGGGCGCACGAGCGCTGGGCCGTGCTCGGCCACTCGTTCGGGGCGACGCTCGCCTTCGACTACGCGGTCGCACATCCGCAGCACACCAGCGCGCTGGGCTATCTCAGCGGCGTCGGTGTGGGCGACTGGCGCAGCGCGTACCAGCAGGAGAAGGCCCGGCGGCTGACGGCGGCGCAGTCGGCGCGGCTGGCGGACCTGACGGCGAGGCCGGCGCGCTCGCGCGACGAGGAGGCCGAGTGGCGGGCGCTGAACTGGTGCACCGACCACGCCGACCCGGTGTCCGGGTGGGCGTTCGCGGTGGCCGGCGCCCGCCCCGACGTGCCGATCAATGCCGAGGCGCACCGCCTGCTCAACGGCGAGACGAAGCGCCGCGCCGACGCCGCCGTCCTGGCGCAGGCCGCGGCGCTCAAGCTGCCCTGCTGGTTCGTGCACGGTGCGGCCGACCCGCGGCCCGCGAGCGCCGTGGCCGCACTCGCCGCCGCCGTGCCGGGCGCGCGGATGTACGTCATCGAGGGTGCGGGGCATCAGCCGTGGCACGAACGCCCGGCTGAGCTGGCCACGGTCCTGCGCAGGATCATCGAGTGA